TTGGGACCCCTATGAGGCCCCCGAGGTCGACCCAAATTTCATCTGCCACCACCTTAATGTGAATCCGGCTATAACACCTAAGAGGCAGGCTCCTCGACGACCGTCGAAGAACATACCTACGTCGTGAGAGAAGAGGTCgcaagattgaagaaagcaggggctatcaaagaggtcttctATCCCGAGTGGTTAGCCAACACGGtcgtggtaaggaagaagagcgggaaatggcaggtctgcgtagacttcacagacctaaaCAAGGCGTGCCCGAAGGATCCCTTCCCTATGCCCCGGATAGACCGGTTGGTAGATTCAACTGTCGGACACCCTAGAATGAGTTTCCTAGACGCCTTTCAGGGCTATCACCAGATACCCTTGGCTGCcaaagaccaggagaagactgcttttgtcaccccagttgggaattatcattataaggtgatgccctttggcctgaagaatgccgagtcaacctatcaaaggatgatgactaggatgttgaATAGCAGATGGGTAAGAGCATTGAAGTGtacatagacgacatggtggttAAAAGCAAGTTGGTTCCCGACCATATTGAAGACCTCGGCAACGTTTTTCAAATACTGAGAAAGTACAAGCTACGACTGAACGCAaccaaatgttcatttggggtgggatcaggaaaattcttgggttaTATGGTGACTCACAGAGGCATagaggttaaccctgaccaaataagagccATCCATAGCTTGCAGCCTCCTTGGAATCctaaagaggtccagaagcttaccggtatgatagctgctttaaaccgtttcatctcgCGCTCAGCAGACAGATGCCAGCCATTTTTTCTCCTATTACacaagtggaaaggatttgagtggAATGAGGAGTGCGCTATAGCTTTCCAACAACTAAAGGAATACCTCGCCCAACCACCGATTATGTCCAGTCCTGATGCCGACGAGTttttgtttgcctacatcgTAGTAGCCCCTCATGTAGTAAGCTTGGTGCTGATCCGAGAAGACAACGGCACACAACGGTCAGTctattatgtgagcaaatcactgcAGGAGGCAGAAACCCGTTATCTTCCCCTCGAAAAAGCTATCTTGGCCATCGTACAGGCCAcacgaaagcttccccattactttCAAGCACACACTGTAGTAGTGTTAACTCAACTCCCCTTAAAGTCCATCCTGCGCAGCGCCAATTACACAAGCAGAATTGCAAAATGGGGAACGATTTTgggcgccttcgacattagatacatgcctcgcaccgctGTAAAAGGCCAGGTCCTCGCCGACCTAGTAGCAGAATTCGCGGAGCCCACACTAGAAGGAAAGGAAGTGTCGGGATTACTAGGGGCTGATGAGAAGATGATTAGCACAATTTCTCCACATGAACACACTTGGTGGAAAGCACACATCGATGGCGCAGCGAATCAAAGGGGCTCAGGGGTAGGACTTGTCGTGCTTTCACCTGAAGGGATAACCATAGAGAAGTCATTGAGACTCGGATTTTCAGCTACGAATAACGAAGTCGAATATAAGGCGCTATTGGAGGGAATGTGGATGATCCGGAAAATGGGGGGGAAATCCGTGGACATGttctcggattcgagactcatTGTGGGACAGGTAAATGGAGACTTGGAGGCAAAGGTCGAAAGAATGAAAGAGTATCTGGTTCGGGTTAAGCACCTACAGACCCATTTTCATCACTTCCGCTTGACGCACGTCCCCAGAAGTGGGAACACTCATGCTGATTCTCTCGCAACGTTGGGTACCTCTTCGGCTCAGCCCCTTCCTCGAGTCATTTTGGTAGAAGATCTCATCCATCCGTTAACAGAGAAGGCCAGCGGGGTTCGATTATATAACATCAGGACAGGaccgagctggatggatcctctaATGCTGTACTTAAAGCACGACACCTTGCTAGATGATAAGGTTGAGGCTGACAAAATCAGGAGAAAAGCAactcgattctggttgtccgagAACTCCAAGCTTTACAGACGCTCGTTCTCGGGGCCGTATTTactgtgtgtgcacccagagGCCATTGAACTCATCCTGTAAGAGttacatgaaggaatttgcAGAAGTCATACGGGGGGTAGGTCTTTGTCCCACAGGGCCTTAACGATGGGTtattggtggccgagcatgcataaagAAGCCCTGgagtatgtgaagaaatgtGACCAATGCCAGAGGTTCGCCCCGAACATACATCAGCCTGGCGGAAAGCTAAACCCATTGTCCAATCCCTGGCCATTTGCAtaatggggcctagacatacttGGTCCATTTCCCAAGGCAACAGGGAACAGGaaatttcttctcgtcggcactgactacttcaccaaatgggtggaagctgaggcactggcaaacattagggacgtcgatgtcaagaagtttctctggaaaaatattgtcaccagGTTCGGCACCCCACACACCCTTGTGTCGGACAACGAGCTCCAGTTTGACAGCAACGCCTTCAGAAGGTACTGCAATGAGCTGGGAATTGTTAACCGGTACTCCACACCAGCTTACCCACAGGGTAGTGGACAAGCAGAAGCCGTTaataaaaccatagtgaatggactgaaAAAGAGACTAGATGacgcgaaaggaagatgggttGAGGAGCTAGCCCATGTCTTGTGAACATACCGCACCATACCTCGAAAGTCCACAGGGAAAACCCCTTTTTCAATGACCTATGGAGCCGAGGCTGTCATTCCACTGGAGGTGAACTTCCCAACACAGAGGACTACCGCCTTCTGCCCCACTGCCAATGACAAACTTCTGGAAAAGAGCTTGGACCTTATCGACGAAAGAAGGGAAGGC
This DNA window, taken from Quercus robur chromosome 2, dhQueRobu3.1, whole genome shotgun sequence, encodes the following:
- the LOC126695638 gene encoding uncharacterized protein LOC126695638, with amino-acid sequence MGKSIEVYIDDMVVKSKLVPDHIEDLGNVFQILRKYKLRLNATKCSFGVGSGKFLGYMVTHRGIEVNPDQIRAIHSLQPPWNPKEVQKLTGFEWNEECAIAFQQLKEYLAQPPIMSSPDADEFLFAYIVVAPHVVSLVLIREDNGTQRSVYYVSKSLQEAETRYLPLEKAILAIVQATRKLPHYFQAHTVVVLTQLPLKSILRSANYTSRIAKWGTILGAFDIRYMPRTAVKGQVLADLVAEFAEPTLEGKEVSGLLGADEKMISTISPHEHTWWKAHIDGAANQRGSGVGLVVLSPEGITIEKSLRLGFSATNNEVEYKALLEGMWMIRKMGGKSVDMFSDSRLIVGQVNGDLEAKVERMKEYLVRVKHLQTHFHHFRLTHVPRSGNTHADSLATLGTSSAQPLPRVILVEDLIHPLTEKASGVRLYNIRTGPSWMDPLMLYLKHDTLLDDKVEADKIRRKATRFWLSENSKLYRRSFSGPYLLCVHPEAIELILFGTPHTLVSDNELQFDSNAFRRYCNELGIVNRYSTPAYPQGSGQAEAVNKTIVNGLKKRLDDAKGRWVEELAHVL